The sequence below is a genomic window from candidate division KSB1 bacterium.
TTTGGGATCGCAGCCCCAATTGCCGAGGGCGCGCGCGTCAAACGCCATGAGATTGCTGAGGCGCAGCTCGAGCGTGTCCATCGTGAAGCCCACCACGCTCAACGTTGCGCCATGTGTGAGCAAGCCGAACGCCAACTCCTGTCCGGCTTTCGTGCCCGAGGTTTCAAAAATTTTCCATTCATAGGGTGATAGCGATTTTTCTTTGACAAAATTTTGGAGAGATTGGCGGATGGCTTTTTTGTCCAGCGCTTGCGGATTCAACGTGAGATCAGCGCCGTATTGCGAGAGAAGAGTAAGCTTGCGATCATCAATGTCAATAGCGACTACCGTCGCGCCGAGGGCTTTGGCGATTTGCACGCCGAAGCCGCCAATGCCACCCCCGCCGATGAAGATCGCGAAATCGTCTTTGGCGAGCCCGGAATTTTTGATCGCCTGATAGGGCGTGGTGACGGCATCGGCGACGACGGCAAGCTCGCGCAAGGTCACGCCGGAATTGCCGAAGGGAGAGGATTCGTCTGGCACAGAGACTTCACACAAGAATCGCGCCGGCACGATAACGTGACTGGCAAAGCCGCCGTCAATGTGATTGCCCGGCATTTTTTGCTGGCGACAAATCGTGCCGCGACCTTTGCGGCAAAGGTCGCATTCGCCGCAGGGCAAAACCGCGGGCACGATGACGGCTTTGCCGAGCAATTTTCGAAAATTGGCGCCGGCCTCTTCGACGATGCCGCTGATTTCGTGGCCCAGCGTGAGGGGAGGAGGTTTGGCGGTGCGAATGCCTTCGTAAAAAAATCCGAGATCCGTGTGACAGACGCCGCAGCCGACAACACGAACCAACGCTTCGTCTTGGGCAGGAGAATTCATCGGAAGCTTGGCAGGAGACATGGGCCGGCTGACTTGGGTCATCTGCCAGCATGAAATTTCGCGCATGGCTGCTTTTTGGGCTAAACAATAAAAAAGGACTTATTTGCCTGTTTTATAATTTATACTCTTTTTTGAAATTGCAAAGAAAAATTTCACCGGGGGGAGCAAATTTTTATCGAGGGACAAAACACAAATTCGGCTGTTGCAATCAGGCGGAGGATTATCTCATCTGAGGAGAGTCATGAACATCGTTCTTGCCAAGATGATGCTTGACGCTTCTGGCCTCGATCATAAAAACCACTTCTTCGGCGATGTTGGTTGACAAATCCGCCACGCGCTCGAGATTTTTGGCAATGATGATCAAATGAATGGCGCGGGAAATCGTGCGGGAATCATTTGCCATGTAGGTGATCAGCTCGCGCAGCACCTGATCTTCGAGCGCATCCACCTCATCGTCGCTGCGGCAGAGATTGATCGCTTGCTGCACGTCGCCGTGCACGAAGGCGTCAATGGCGGATTTCACCATGCCCTGCGCCAGCGTCGCCATGCGGGGAATGTCGAGGAGCGGCTTCAATTCCGGCTCTTTGAGCAATTCCTGGGTGTGTTGCGCGATGTTAACGGCATGATCGCCGATACGCTCCAAATCCTTGTCGATTCGCATGGCGGAGGCGATGAACCGCAAATCTTTGGCCAGCGGTTGAATACGGGCGATCAGGTCGACGCACAGATCGTCAATTTTTATTTCGAGCTGATTGAGTTGATGGTCTTCGTCGATGACTTTTTGCGCCAGCTTGGCGTCGCGATTTTTCAGCGCCGTGATGGAAAACTCCACGGCCTTTTCGGCCAATGAAGCCATGTACAGAAGCTCGGTGCGCAGCTCGGCCAATTCATCTTCAAAATGACGGTGCATGACTTATCATTTCTCCTTGTCTTGCGACAATTATGTCGCGCTGCCATTTTAATGCAACTATCCATCTCGCTCAACCAGGGCAACATGAATGTTGCGGTACAATCATCCGAAACGCCCAGTAATATAATCTTCGGTGAGTTTCTCTGACGGGTTGGTAAAAATCTTGTGGGTGCCGTCATATTCGATGAGTTTTCCCAGCCAGAGAAACGCGGTGCGCTCGGAAACGCGCGCGGCTTGTTGCATGTTGTGCGTCACAATAACGATAGTATAATTGGCCTTCAATTGCAACATTAATTCTTCGATTTTGGCCGTCGCAATCGGATCGAGGGCGGAGCAAGGCTCGTCCATGAGAATGATTTGCGGCTGCACGGCAATGGCGCGAGCGATGCACAGGCGTTGCTGCTGGCCGCCGGAAAGGCCGAGGGCGCTGGTGTCGAGGCGATCTTTGACTTCATCCCATAGGGCCGCGCCGCGCAAACTTTTTTCAACGATCTCATCAAGCTCGGCGCGCTTGCGGACCCCCGCAATGCGCGGCCCGTAGGCGACGTTTTCGTAAATTGATTTCGGAAAGGGATTGGACTTTTGAAACACCATGCCAATATTCTTGCGCAGGCTGATGACATCGACGGCGGCGTCATAAATATTTTGACCATCCACTTCGATGCGGCCTTCGACGCGGCTGCCGTCAACCAGATCGTTGAGGCGGTTGATGCAACGCAGCAAGGTCGATTTGCCGCAGCCGGACGGCCCGATAAACGCGGTTATTTGATTTTTCGGAATATCGAGTGAAATATTTTGCAGCGCCTGCGTATTGCCATAATAAAAATCGAGACGGCGAATACGAATCGCCGCGGTTTTATCTGACATCATGGTTTCGGCCGGCGGCGTTTGAAATAGCGCCGGGCGGTGATTCGATTGATCTACAGTTGGAGCGGACATCGACTCCGGCGCTTTGGGAATCAGCATGGTCATCATCGCAACAGACATGAGTTTTCTCCTTACTCGTTACGTATTACGCATTAGAACTGTCCCATCGCAAAACGCCGGCGCAGGCGGTTGCGCAAAAAAATCGCCGTCAAATTCAGCACCAGCACGATCAAAATCAACAACAGCGTGGTGGCATAAACCATCGGCAAAGAGGCTTCGACGTTCGGCGATTGAAATCCAACGTCATAAATGTGGAAGCCGAGGTGCATGAATTTTCGCTCGAGATGCAGATACGGAAAATGGCCGTCCAGCGGCAGCGAGGGCGCCAGCTTGACGACGCCGGTGATCATCAACGGCGCGACTTCACCGGCGGCGCGCGCCATCGCCAAAATCAACCCGGTCAAAATCGCTGGTGAGGCGCTCGGAATCAAGACGCGCCACAAGGTCTCGAATTTGGTTGCGCCCAAGCCCAGCGAGGCTTCGCGCATCGCGGTCGGCACCGCGGCCAAACCTTCTTCGGTGGTGACGATGACGACGGGAACGGTGAGCAGCGCCAGGGTCAGTGCCGCCCAGAAGATGCCGCCGGTGCCGTAGGTCGGTGTGGGCAGCGCTTCCGGATAAAAAAATTTGTCGATCGTGCCGCCGATGGCATAGACAAAAAATCCGAGGCCGAAAATCCCGAAGACAATCGACGGCACGCCGGCAAGATTATTAACGGCGATTCGCAGCGTCCGCACAAACGGCCCTTGTTTGGCGTATTCGCGCATGTAAATCGCGGTCAACACGCCCAGTGGCACAACGGCGACGCTCATGATGAACACCATCAACACGGTGCCGAAAATTGCCGGAGCGACGCCGCCTTCCATGTTCGCTTCGCGCGGCTCGCTGGTGAGAAATTCCCACATGCGTGCGAGATAGAGACCGGCCTTGTCAAGCCCCGACATTTGATTGGGCTGAAAGGCGCGGACG
It includes:
- the phoU gene encoding phosphate signaling complex protein PhoU, translated to MHRHFEDELAELRTELLYMASLAEKAVEFSITALKNRDAKLAQKVIDEDHQLNQLEIKIDDLCVDLIARIQPLAKDLRFIASAMRIDKDLERIGDHAVNIAQHTQELLKEPELKPLLDIPRMATLAQGMVKSAIDAFVHGDVQQAINLCRSDDEVDALEDQVLRELITYMANDSRTISRAIHLIIIAKNLERVADLSTNIAEEVVFMIEARSVKHHLGKNDVHDSPQMR
- the pstB gene encoding phosphate ABC transporter ATP-binding protein PstB, giving the protein MMSDKTAAIRIRRLDFYYGNTQALQNISLDIPKNQITAFIGPSGCGKSTLLRCINRLNDLVDGSRVEGRIEVDGQNIYDAAVDVISLRKNIGMVFQKSNPFPKSIYENVAYGPRIAGVRKRAELDEIVEKSLRGAALWDEVKDRLDTSALGLSGGQQQRLCIARAIAVQPQIILMDEPCSALDPIATAKIEELMLQLKANYTIVIVTHNMQQAARVSERTAFLWLGKLIEYDGTHKIFTNPSEKLTEDYITGRFG
- the pstA gene encoding phosphate ABC transporter permease PstA; protein product: MKSFWKSGNAFIWLTGMAAGIGLLMIGGLIALILTNGLGIFWPARLEELTLKDGSKVLGEIWNRERIPGAGADAPAARIRLKIGNRDFYGLDFRWINEAEIEARRFPDSVFVFERQAWGNFFGYATELALADETIARGAGQIAAALPKLLQETGRLLQQITHIEKKVIGDINHEIEKRRLAIRRLSLRQNVDAGPASQKQKFEAEISALQKQYDQNEKQLESLREKGEAYQLTIQTVDGRAKTITLLEIVRAFQPNQMSGLDKAGLYLARMWEFLTSEPREANMEGGVAPAIFGTVLMVFIMSVAVVPLGVLTAIYMREYAKQGPFVRTLRIAVNNLAGVPSIVFGIFGLGFFVYAIGGTIDKFFYPEALPTPTYGTGGIFWAALTLALLTVPVVIVTTEEGLAAVPTAMREASLGLGATKFETLWRVLIPSASPAILTGLILAMARAAGEVAPLMITGVVKLAPSLPLDGHFPYLHLERKFMHLGFHIYDVGFQSPNVEASLPMVYATTLLLILIVLVLNLTAIFLRNRLRRRFAMGQF
- the had gene encoding 6-hydroxycyclohex-1-ene-1-carbonyl-CoA dehydrogenase, whose protein sequence is MREISCWQMTQVSRPMSPAKLPMNSPAQDEALVRVVGCGVCHTDLGFFYEGIRTAKPPPLTLGHEISGIVEEAGANFRKLLGKAVIVPAVLPCGECDLCRKGRGTICRQQKMPGNHIDGGFASHVIVPARFLCEVSVPDESSPFGNSGVTLRELAVVADAVTTPYQAIKNSGLAKDDFAIFIGGGGIGGFGVQIAKALGATVVAIDIDDRKLTLLSQYGADLTLNPQALDKKAIRQSLQNFVKEKSLSPYEWKIFETSGTKAGQELAFGLLTHGATLSVVGFTMDTLELRLSNLMAFDARALGNWGCDPKYYPEVLALVQQGKIQLAPFVQTFPLSEINSVFERVHRRELDKRPVLVPDFQ